A DNA window from Acidimicrobiia bacterium contains the following coding sequences:
- the cmk gene encoding (d)CMP kinase, producing the protein MKNVIAIDGPSGAGKSTVARALGAELHLDVLDTGAMYRAATIAALRGGADLSREAEVSNVVRGTTVTAEGGRVTLDGTDVTDDVRTPEVTAAVSAVAANPAVREILVSAQRAWLASRHAGIVEGRDIGTVVFPDAAVKIYLTASDEERARRRSADEHAAQRSSSVSAERQRLAERDRLDSTRSTSPLARAADALEIDSTHTSVGEIVSTVARLFRERTSPTRGGGDTGGGEGPG; encoded by the coding sequence GTGAAGAACGTGATCGCGATCGACGGCCCGTCAGGGGCGGGGAAGTCCACGGTTGCCCGCGCGCTGGGAGCCGAGCTCCATCTCGACGTTCTCGACACCGGGGCCATGTACCGCGCAGCCACGATCGCCGCACTGCGGGGTGGCGCCGACCTGTCGCGCGAGGCGGAGGTCTCGAACGTCGTGAGAGGCACCACCGTCACCGCGGAGGGTGGTCGCGTCACGCTCGACGGCACTGACGTGACCGACGACGTCCGCACGCCGGAGGTCACCGCTGCCGTGTCGGCCGTGGCCGCCAACCCCGCAGTCCGGGAGATCCTGGTGTCGGCCCAACGTGCGTGGCTGGCGTCGCGCCACGCCGGGATCGTGGAGGGTCGCGACATCGGTACCGTCGTCTTCCCCGATGCCGCGGTCAAGATCTACCTCACGGCCAGCGACGAGGAGCGTGCTCGTCGGCGTAGCGCCGACGAGCACGCGGCTCAGCGCTCCTCGAGCGTGTCGGCGGAGCGCCAACGTCTGGCCGAGCGCGACCGGTTGGACAGCACACGTTCCACGTCACCACTCGCCCGGGCGGCCGACGCGCTCGAGATCGACTCGACCCACACGTCGGTTGGTGAGATCGTGTCCACCGTCGCCCGGCTCTTCCGTGAACGGACGAGCCCGACCCGGGGAGGCGGCGACACCGGAGGGGGAGAGGGCCCGGGATGA
- the aroA gene encoding 3-phosphoshikimate 1-carboxyvinyltransferase: protein MGAAFPDTVTITGGVPLHGSVRPPGDKSLSHRCLLLAAMAEGRSTLRGLGSGDDVARTRAVIEHLGAVVALDPGRGTVTVDGPGLEHLRPVATDLDCGNSGTTMRLVAGLAAGLDGTTVLTGDGSLRSRPMDRVVEPLRALGADIEAADDGLHAPLRIRGGRLTGRRVECGVASAQVTSALVLAGLQAEGTTEIVEPAPSRDHTERMLRALDVPVERRGDILRVRRGAPRPFSFDVPGDPSSAAFLVVAATLVPGSAIVVEDVDVNPLRIGFVEVLRRMGADIDITERGERLGEPVADIVVRAASLSGTDIDSDEIPGVIDELPVLAVAAAFAVGTTRIRGAGELRAKESDRIATVSTELARLGAAVEQLPDGLIVGPGELHPGDFVAHGDHRVALAAATGSLGLPGTSTVSGWGATAVSYPGFLDDVARLQVAA from the coding sequence GTGGGCGCGGCGTTCCCCGACACCGTGACGATCACCGGAGGTGTGCCTCTGCACGGCTCGGTGAGGCCACCCGGCGACAAGTCGTTGTCGCATCGGTGCCTCCTCCTCGCAGCGATGGCCGAGGGGCGGAGCACGCTCCGGGGCCTCGGGTCGGGTGATGACGTCGCCAGGACCCGGGCGGTGATCGAGCACCTGGGCGCTGTGGTCGCCCTCGACCCCGGGCGCGGGACAGTCACCGTCGACGGGCCGGGCCTCGAACACCTCCGACCGGTGGCGACGGACCTCGACTGCGGGAACTCGGGCACGACCATGCGCCTGGTGGCCGGGCTCGCCGCGGGTCTCGACGGGACGACGGTGCTCACCGGGGATGGGTCACTTCGATCACGGCCCATGGACCGCGTCGTGGAACCGCTGCGCGCCCTCGGCGCCGACATCGAGGCGGCCGACGACGGGCTCCACGCGCCGCTGCGGATCCGTGGTGGCCGGCTGACGGGCCGGCGGGTCGAGTGCGGGGTGGCCAGCGCACAGGTGACCTCGGCCCTGGTGCTCGCGGGCCTCCAGGCGGAGGGCACGACGGAGATCGTGGAGCCCGCTCCGAGCCGCGACCACACCGAGCGGATGCTGCGCGCACTCGACGTCCCGGTCGAGCGCCGCGGTGACATCCTCAGGGTCCGGCGCGGTGCACCGCGTCCCTTCTCCTTCGACGTGCCGGGCGACCCGTCCTCGGCGGCATTTCTCGTGGTCGCGGCAACGCTCGTCCCGGGGTCGGCCATCGTCGTGGAGGATGTCGATGTGAACCCGCTACGCATCGGGTTCGTGGAGGTCCTGCGCCGCATGGGAGCGGACATCGACATCACCGAGCGCGGGGAGCGCCTGGGAGAGCCTGTCGCCGACATCGTGGTGCGGGCGGCATCACTGTCGGGTACCGACATCGACAGCGACGAGATCCCCGGAGTCATCGACGAGCTCCCGGTCCTGGCAGTGGCCGCGGCCTTCGCGGTGGGAACGACGCGGATCAGGGGCGCCGGCGAGCTGCGCGCCAAGGAGAGCGATCGCATCGCCACCGTGTCGACGGAGCTGGCGAGGCTCGGCGCCGCGGTGGAGCAGCTCCCCGACGGCCTCATCGTGGGCCCGGGTGAGCTCCACCCCGGTGACTTCGTCGCGCACGGCGACCACCGTGTCGCCCTGGCCGCCGCCACGGGATCCCTGGGCCTCCCGGGTACATCCACCGTCTCGGGCTGGGGTGCGACCGCCGTGTCCTATCCAGGTTTCCTCGACGACGTGGCGCGACTGCAGGTCGCCGCGTGA
- a CDS encoding prephenate dehydrogenase has protein sequence MERVGLVGTGLIGGSLGLALRAAGVDVVGFDAEHDRAEEAMACGAIDAVAPTPEACAGSDLTVVAVPVNAIVEVVGVLLDAGAPAVTDVGSVKGPVVHGVERARPAAAERFVGGHPMAGSEQEGVAGADGRLFNGSTWVLTPTQNTGSDAFGTARALVDTAGAEAVALGPDEHDALVAMVSHVPQLAASTLMDLAAARGSDHRALLRLAAGGFRDMTRIAAADPAIWPDICVSNRDAIVEALDRYVDALGRIRDVVADGERQGLLDVLERARTARRNLPIAAVESGDLVEMRVPVPDRPGVLAEVTTTAGRLGVNILDVEIAHSTEGPAGVLVITTPREDATEFESALRSAGYHPAVSPIV, from the coding sequence GTGGAGCGCGTCGGGCTGGTCGGAACCGGCCTCATCGGAGGGTCGCTCGGACTGGCGCTGCGCGCCGCGGGAGTCGACGTCGTGGGTTTCGACGCCGAGCACGACCGGGCCGAGGAGGCCATGGCCTGCGGCGCGATCGACGCCGTTGCCCCGACGCCCGAGGCCTGTGCCGGCTCCGACCTGACCGTCGTCGCCGTTCCGGTGAACGCCATCGTCGAGGTCGTGGGTGTGCTGCTCGACGCCGGCGCACCGGCGGTCACCGATGTCGGGTCCGTCAAGGGGCCCGTGGTCCACGGTGTCGAGCGGGCCCGACCCGCCGCCGCGGAACGCTTCGTCGGTGGGCATCCGATGGCCGGGTCGGAACAGGAAGGGGTCGCCGGAGCCGACGGACGCCTCTTCAATGGAAGTACGTGGGTTCTCACACCCACACAGAACACCGGGTCCGACGCCTTCGGAACCGCCCGGGCACTCGTGGACACTGCCGGTGCCGAGGCCGTCGCCCTCGGTCCCGACGAGCACGACGCCCTCGTGGCCATGGTGAGCCACGTTCCCCAGCTGGCCGCCTCGACCCTCATGGATCTGGCCGCGGCGCGGGGAAGCGACCATCGGGCGCTTCTCCGCCTCGCCGCCGGCGGGTTCCGTGACATGACGCGTATCGCGGCCGCCGATCCGGCCATCTGGCCCGACATCTGCGTGAGCAACCGCGACGCCATCGTCGAGGCACTCGACCGGTACGTCGACGCGCTCGGTCGGATCCGCGACGTCGTCGCCGACGGCGAGCGCCAGGGGCTCCTCGACGTTCTCGAGCGTGCCCGCACCGCTCGCCGGAACCTGCCGATCGCTGCCGTGGAGTCCGGTGATCTCGTGGAGATGCGGGTGCCCGTACCCGATCGCCCCGGGGTCCTCGCCGAGGTCACGACCACCGCCGGGCGCCTCGGTGTCAACATCCTGGACGTCGAGATCGCTCACTCGACCGAGGGTCCCGCCGGGGTCCTCGTGATCACCACGCCCCGCGAAGACGCCACCGAGTTCGAATCCGCTCTTCGCTCAGCGGGCTACCACCCGGCCGTCTCCCCGATCGTGTGA
- the aroH gene encoding chorismate mutase: protein MRLLALRGAVTCAENTSEEVHAQTGRLIEEMLSRNDLTDVDLVSIIFTATDDLTAEFPAAAARALGLGHVPLLCARELAVDGAVERCIRVMMHCYSERSRDQLHHVYLDGARVLRDDLPE from the coding sequence ATGCGACTCCTGGCTCTTCGCGGTGCCGTCACCTGCGCCGAGAACACCTCGGAGGAGGTTCACGCCCAGACAGGGCGCCTCATCGAGGAGATGCTGTCGCGCAACGATCTCACCGACGTCGACCTGGTGAGCATCATCTTCACCGCCACCGACGACCTCACGGCCGAGTTTCCCGCAGCAGCGGCACGGGCTCTCGGGCTCGGTCACGTTCCACTCCTCTGCGCCCGCGAGCTCGCCGTCGACGGCGCGGTGGAGCGCTGTATCCGCGTGATGATGCACTGCTACTCCGAACGCTCCCGCGACCAGCTCCACCACGTCTACCTCGACGGCGCCCGGGTGCTGCGCGACGACCTCCCGGAGTAG
- a CDS encoding pseudouridine synthase → MTAPEGEKLQKVLARAGLGSRRSCEGLIASERVRVNGDLATLGRRVDVDTDVVEVDGSRIPVRPGLVYYLCNKPAGTVTTAADTHARPTVVDLVPDEPRVFPVGRLDLDTTGLLILTNDGELTQALTHPGHGVAKTYLAEVDGVPRPSALRLLCRGVDLEDGRTAPARARIIQKRSDSAALEIVLHEGRKRQVRRMCDAVGHPVKRLVRTRIGDLADPGLGPGEWRELSDAEVRSLYAVAGLPPVGTSETTGGDEGTDG, encoded by the coding sequence GTGACGGCTCCCGAGGGCGAGAAGCTCCAGAAGGTGCTCGCCCGCGCGGGGCTGGGCTCACGCCGGTCCTGTGAGGGGCTCATCGCCTCGGAGCGCGTGCGCGTCAACGGCGATCTGGCGACTCTCGGTCGTCGCGTCGATGTCGACACCGATGTCGTCGAGGTCGACGGCTCACGTATTCCGGTCCGCCCCGGTCTCGTCTACTACCTGTGCAACAAGCCGGCCGGCACGGTCACGACGGCCGCCGACACCCACGCACGTCCCACGGTGGTCGACCTCGTTCCCGACGAGCCTCGTGTGTTCCCCGTCGGGCGCCTCGACCTCGACACGACCGGGCTCCTGATCCTCACGAACGACGGTGAACTCACCCAGGCTCTCACCCACCCCGGCCACGGCGTCGCCAAGACCTACCTCGCCGAGGTCGACGGTGTGCCGCGACCGTCCGCACTTCGGCTGTTGTGTCGGGGCGTCGATCTCGAGGACGGTCGCACGGCCCCCGCGCGTGCACGCATCATCCAGAAGAGGTCCGACAGCGCTGCACTGGAGATCGTGCTGCACGAGGGGCGCAAACGTCAGGTCCGGCGCATGTGCGATGCCGTCGGCCATCCCGTGAAGCGACTCGTACGGACGCGCATCGGCGATCTCGCCGATCCCGGGCTCGGGCCGGGTGAGTGGCGCGAGCTGAGCGACGCGGAGGTGCGCTCCCTCTACGCGGTCGCGGGCCTCCCGCCGGTCGGGACGAGCGAAACGACCGGAGGCGACGAGGGGACCGACGGGTAG
- the scpB gene encoding SMC-Scp complex subunit ScpB, with amino-acid sequence MTGPAEPADIDLTRTATRRAIEAVVLVATDPVEPGMLAQLLEVPTDVIEECVAELRAEYEDQERGFVLATVAGGYRFQTHPSQSDYIERFVLEGQHPRLSPAALETLSIIAYKQPVSRGQIAAVRGVNVDGVVRTLLTRGYIEEIGRDPGPGNAALYGTTLLFLERLGLGSLDDLPSLGDFVPDAGIVEALERGLRAPDDVPDTVAEAMHEPPGVDDLLGDTDEPGTG; translated from the coding sequence ATGACCGGTCCTGCCGAGCCCGCCGACATCGACCTCACACGAACGGCGACTCGCCGGGCGATCGAGGCCGTCGTCCTCGTCGCCACCGATCCCGTCGAGCCGGGCATGCTGGCGCAGCTCCTCGAGGTGCCCACCGACGTGATCGAGGAATGCGTGGCCGAGCTCCGGGCCGAGTACGAGGACCAGGAGAGGGGATTCGTGCTCGCCACGGTGGCCGGTGGCTACCGCTTCCAGACCCACCCGTCGCAGTCCGACTACATCGAGCGTTTCGTCCTCGAGGGTCAGCACCCGCGCCTGTCGCCGGCCGCTCTCGAGACGCTGTCGATCATCGCCTACAAGCAGCCGGTCTCCCGTGGCCAGATCGCCGCTGTGCGGGGTGTCAACGTCGACGGTGTCGTGCGGACCCTGCTCACCCGCGGCTACATCGAGGAGATCGGCCGCGACCCGGGTCCCGGCAACGCTGCCCTCTACGGAACGACGTTGCTCTTTCTCGAGAGGCTCGGGCTGGGCTCGCTCGACGATCTGCCCTCACTCGGTGACTTCGTACCCGACGCCGGGATCGTCGAGGCACTCGAGCGTGGGCTGCGCGCCCCCGACGACGTGCCCGACACCGTGGCCGAGGCCATGCACGAACCACCGGGTGTCGACGACCTCCTGGGCGACACCGACGAGCCCGGCACGGGGTGA
- a CDS encoding ScpA family protein, which yields MAYEVATPVYEGPFDLLLHLILSDEVDLWEVPLARIIDAYLDELERMESLDLEVATEFLLIAATLVELKARRLLPSGEEIELDEELLRFEERDLLLARLLECKTFKDAAAAFEDRAAHAARSAPRTIGPEEPYASMAPDPLERISPTELREAAIRAMTVPESPSVATDHVAPIRASVKDAVTTVLSILEATGPTTFRALVVGVTDRLEFVVRFLAVLELCKQGAVEIDQVTTFGDLTVRPLELDIDATARVSLDDWGEDDPAVSGGAPGSEEEFARS from the coding sequence ATGGCCTACGAGGTCGCCACCCCCGTCTACGAGGGCCCCTTCGACCTCCTCCTGCACCTGATCCTCTCCGATGAGGTCGACCTGTGGGAGGTGCCCTTGGCGCGCATCATCGACGCCTACCTCGACGAGCTCGAACGGATGGAGAGCCTCGACCTGGAGGTCGCCACCGAGTTCCTCCTCATCGCCGCCACGCTCGTCGAGTTGAAGGCGCGACGCCTCCTCCCGAGCGGGGAGGAGATCGAACTCGACGAGGAACTGCTGCGCTTCGAGGAGCGCGATCTGCTCCTCGCCCGGCTCCTCGAGTGCAAGACCTTCAAGGATGCCGCCGCCGCCTTCGAGGATCGTGCGGCGCACGCCGCGCGGTCGGCTCCCCGCACGATCGGCCCCGAGGAGCCCTACGCCTCGATGGCTCCCGACCCGCTCGAGCGCATCTCGCCCACGGAGCTGCGCGAGGCGGCCATCCGGGCGATGACCGTCCCCGAGAGCCCGTCGGTCGCGACCGACCATGTCGCACCCATCCGGGCCAGCGTGAAGGATGCCGTGACGACCGTCCTGAGCATCCTGGAGGCCACCGGCCCCACCACCTTCCGGGCGCTGGTCGTCGGGGTCACGGACCGTCTCGAGTTCGTGGTCCGGTTCCTGGCCGTGTTGGAGCTGTGCAAGCAGGGTGCCGTGGAGATCGATCAGGTCACGACCTTCGGCGACCTGACCGTCCGCCCCCTCGAGCTCGACATCGACGCTACAGCGCGCGTTTCGCTCGACGACTGGGGTGAGGACGACCCGGCCGTCTCCGGTGGGGCGCCCGGAAGCGAGGAGGAGTTCGCACGGTCATGA
- the trpS gene encoding tryptophan--tRNA ligase — protein sequence MPRVFSGIQPTGELHLGNHLGAVRQWVRDQDDHDAVFCVVDLHAMTVPYDRDALADATRRTATLLLAAGLDPERCTLFVQSHVAAHTELTWLLSCVASFGELRRMTQFKDKSGGQESVSVGLFTYPVLMAADILSHDTDRVPVGDDQRQHLELARDIAQRFNNRFGDTFVVPEATVPEVGARVMDLQDPTSKMSKSSESPQGTVLLLDEPSVVGRKFRSAVTDSGREVVYDPENKPGVSNLLEILSVVSDRPVAEIEEEMAGAGYGDLKDAVADAVTGYLAPLRERYAALERDPDAVDEALVLGASKASAVADAVVERARDAAGLLRPAR from the coding sequence ATGCCGCGGGTCTTCTCCGGAATCCAGCCCACAGGTGAGCTGCACCTCGGGAACCACCTGGGGGCCGTGCGCCAGTGGGTCCGGGACCAGGACGACCACGACGCCGTCTTCTGCGTCGTCGACCTGCACGCCATGACCGTCCCCTACGACCGCGATGCCCTGGCGGACGCCACGCGGCGCACCGCCACGCTGTTGCTGGCGGCGGGGCTCGACCCGGAGCGGTGCACACTCTTCGTCCAGAGCCATGTCGCGGCCCACACCGAGCTGACCTGGCTCCTGAGCTGCGTCGCATCCTTCGGGGAGCTCCGACGTATGACCCAGTTCAAGGACAAGTCGGGCGGACAGGAGTCGGTGAGCGTCGGGCTGTTCACGTATCCGGTCCTCATGGCCGCCGACATCCTGAGTCACGACACAGACCGCGTCCCGGTGGGCGACGACCAGCGCCAGCACCTGGAACTCGCCCGCGACATCGCACAGCGGTTCAACAACCGCTTCGGCGACACGTTCGTCGTGCCGGAGGCGACCGTTCCAGAGGTCGGCGCGCGCGTCATGGACCTCCAGGACCCAACCTCCAAGATGTCGAAGTCATCGGAGTCTCCCCAGGGCACCGTCCTCCTCCTCGACGAGCCGTCGGTGGTGGGGAGAAAGTTCCGTTCCGCTGTCACTGACTCGGGCCGCGAGGTCGTCTACGACCCCGAGAACAAGCCCGGTGTGTCGAACCTCCTCGAGATCCTGAGCGTCGTGAGTGACCGGCCGGTAGCGGAGATCGAAGAGGAGATGGCCGGCGCCGGCTACGGCGATCTGAAGGATGCCGTCGCCGACGCCGTCACCGGATACCTCGCACCGCTCCGGGAGCGCTACGCGGCACTCGAGCGGGACCCCGACGCCGTCGACGAGGCCCTCGTCCTCGGGGCCTCGAAGGCGTCGGCCGTGGCGGACGCCGTCGTGGAGCGCGCCCGCGACGCGGCCGGGCTCCTGCGCCCCGCGCGCTGA
- a CDS encoding TraR/DksA family transcriptional regulator → MADVTHAPHREQLAEERRHLVEQLAELGYGPEGKLDYDEGFADTGQVTAERGEAEALAGALTEQLTDVDDALTKLEDGRYGRCEGCGGAIPEARLEALPAARLCITCASAGS, encoded by the coding sequence ATGGCCGACGTGACGCACGCACCCCATCGCGAGCAGCTCGCCGAGGAGCGACGTCATCTCGTCGAGCAGTTGGCCGAACTCGGCTACGGGCCGGAGGGGAAGCTCGACTACGACGAGGGCTTCGCCGACACCGGACAGGTGACGGCTGAGCGTGGGGAGGCCGAGGCCCTCGCCGGAGCGCTCACCGAGCAACTCACCGACGTCGACGACGCCCTCACGAAGCTCGAGGACGGCCGTTACGGGCGATGCGAGGGATGTGGGGGGGCGATCCCCGAAGCACGTCTCGAGGCATTGCCGGCGGCCCGACTCTGCATCACCTGCGCGTCCGCCGGCTCCTGA
- the xerD gene encoding site-specific tyrosine recombinase XerD: MPGSPADADASPRGDASGRSDDSDALSLLLREHETWLRVERGLAENSLNAYRRDLRRYARHLRERGVDDPSTIGEELVVAYVERLRNARDDDGEPVYAASSIARALVAVRSFHGFCASEGLLADDPSEEVGAPRVPPGIPKALSEVEVEALLDTVEGDEPRALRDRAILETLYATGIRISELVGMDLDDVDLVDGTIRVVGKGNKERVVPIGRTARTVLRSYLDTGRGELVGRTNPVGGPAVFLNARGGRLTRQGCWKIVGRAGERAGLADRLSPHVLRHSCATHMLDRGADIRVVQELLGHASISTTQVYTKVSPDRLRAVYEAAHPRAVSGN, encoded by the coding sequence ATGCCGGGATCTCCGGCTGACGCCGATGCGTCGCCGCGTGGCGATGCCTCCGGGCGATCGGACGACAGCGACGCCCTGAGCCTGCTCCTGCGCGAGCACGAGACCTGGCTGCGCGTCGAGCGGGGCCTGGCGGAGAACTCACTCAACGCGTACCGGCGGGATCTCCGCCGCTACGCACGCCACCTACGTGAGCGCGGTGTCGATGACCCGTCCACGATCGGTGAGGAGCTGGTGGTCGCCTATGTGGAGCGCCTCCGGAACGCCAGGGACGACGACGGTGAGCCGGTCTACGCAGCCTCGTCAATCGCCCGGGCACTCGTCGCCGTCAGGTCCTTCCACGGCTTCTGTGCCTCGGAGGGCCTCCTGGCCGACGATCCGAGCGAGGAGGTCGGTGCTCCACGGGTACCTCCCGGAATACCGAAGGCGCTGAGTGAGGTCGAGGTCGAGGCACTTCTCGACACCGTCGAGGGCGACGAGCCGCGGGCGTTGCGCGATCGGGCGATCCTGGAGACGCTCTACGCCACGGGAATCCGGATCAGCGAGCTCGTCGGGATGGATCTCGACGACGTCGATCTCGTCGATGGCACGATCCGTGTGGTCGGCAAGGGCAACAAGGAGCGGGTCGTTCCCATCGGCCGTACCGCACGCACGGTTCTCCGCTCCTATCTCGACACCGGCCGTGGCGAGTTGGTCGGACGTACGAATCCCGTCGGCGGACCCGCCGTCTTCCTCAACGCGCGCGGTGGTCGCCTCACACGTCAGGGCTGCTGGAAGATCGTGGGGCGGGCCGGAGAGCGCGCGGGTCTGGCGGATCGCCTGTCGCCGCACGTGCTGCGGCACTCGTGTGCGACCCACATGCTCGACCGCGGCGCCGACATCAGGGTGGTCCAGGAGTTGCTCGGCCACGCCAGCATCTCGACCACGCAGGTGTACACGAAGGTGTCCCCCGACCGCCTGCGGGCGGTCTACGAGGCCGCGCACCCCCGTGCCGTGTCGGGGAACTGA
- a CDS encoding NUDIX hydrolase → MTGFRVTDSTPLLSSGFLEVTSEHIVGPDNEAHERTIVRHPGAVCVVPVVADHTVLMVRQFRVATSGDLLEVPAGRRDVADEPPAETARRELREEVGLSAERLVKLGEFYNSPGFCTEYMHCYVAPSVSDLGGSTPIGPEERAMSTVDVHLDELEELVARRELVDAKSIVALFLSRSYLAGSHAGISG, encoded by the coding sequence GTGACGGGGTTTCGCGTCACGGACTCCACACCCCTGTTGAGCAGCGGGTTCCTCGAGGTCACGAGCGAGCACATCGTCGGGCCCGACAACGAAGCGCACGAACGGACGATCGTCCGTCACCCGGGAGCGGTGTGTGTTGTTCCCGTCGTCGCCGACCACACCGTGCTCATGGTCCGCCAGTTCCGGGTCGCCACGTCCGGTGACCTCCTCGAGGTCCCCGCGGGCCGTCGCGATGTCGCCGACGAGCCTCCGGCCGAGACCGCCCGGCGCGAACTCCGTGAGGAGGTCGGCCTCTCGGCGGAACGACTCGTGAAGCTGGGTGAGTTCTACAACTCACCCGGCTTCTGCACGGAATACATGCACTGCTACGTCGCACCGTCGGTCTCCGACCTCGGGGGATCGACACCGATCGGTCCGGAGGAGCGCGCCATGTCAACCGTCGACGTGCACTTGGACGAGCTGGAGGAGCTCGTGGCGCGCCGCGAGCTCGTCGATGCGAAGAGCATCGTGGCCCTGTTCCTCAGCCGCTCCTACCTCGCCGGTTCCCATGCCGGGATCTCCGGCTGA
- a CDS encoding CTP synthase, producing MAKHVFVTGGVASSLGKGLTASSLGRLLRARGLRVTMQKLDPYINVDPGTMNPFQHGEVFVTDDGGETDLDLGHYERFVDVALHRDSNATTGSIYQSVLAKERRGAYLGQTVQVIPHITDEIKDRILRLANAEDVDVVITEVGGTVGDIEILPFLEAIRQFRKDVGRENVFYTHVTLVPFIGPSGEQKTKPTQHSVTELRSRGIQPDAIVCRSDRPIPAQLKSKISQLCDVPEEGVVSAIDAPNLYEIPLVLHDEGLDSLVCRTFEIDGREPDLADWEALVRRVEAAEDDVHVGLVGKYVNLPDAYLSVVEALKHGGYACGGRVVIDWIPADDAEGLLAEGRLTGLDGIVVPGGFGVRGVEGKIAAAAYAREHGVPYLGLCLGMQCAVVEFARNACGLAGANSAEFDAQTPHPVIDLMDDQRDVVEKGGTMRLGAYPAKLKPGTAVYEAYGDEVVYERHRHRYEVNNRYRGQLEEFGLVCSGTSPDDRLVEFVELPRGTHPFYVATQAHPEFKSRPDRPHPLFAAFARAAHDRAEGRSPRLPIGRSV from the coding sequence GTGGCCAAGCACGTCTTCGTGACGGGTGGGGTGGCGTCGAGTCTGGGCAAGGGCCTCACCGCGTCGTCGCTGGGTCGGCTCCTCCGGGCTCGCGGCCTGCGGGTCACGATGCAGAAGCTCGATCCCTACATCAACGTCGACCCCGGAACCATGAACCCGTTCCAGCACGGCGAGGTCTTCGTCACCGACGACGGCGGTGAGACCGACCTCGACCTCGGCCACTACGAGCGCTTCGTCGACGTCGCTCTCCACCGTGACTCCAACGCCACGACAGGCTCGATCTACCAGTCGGTTCTCGCCAAGGAGCGGAGGGGCGCCTACCTGGGCCAGACGGTCCAGGTGATCCCACACATCACCGACGAGATCAAGGACCGGATCCTGCGGCTCGCCAACGCCGAGGACGTCGACGTCGTGATCACCGAGGTCGGCGGTACCGTCGGAGACATCGAGATCCTCCCGTTCCTCGAGGCGATCCGGCAGTTCCGCAAGGACGTCGGGCGGGAGAACGTCTTCTACACCCATGTCACGCTCGTTCCGTTCATCGGCCCGTCCGGTGAGCAGAAGACCAAGCCCACCCAACACTCGGTCACGGAGTTGCGCAGCCGCGGAATCCAACCCGACGCCATCGTGTGCCGATCGGACCGCCCGATCCCCGCACAGCTCAAGAGCAAGATCTCACAACTCTGCGACGTCCCCGAAGAGGGGGTCGTGTCGGCGATCGACGCACCGAACCTCTACGAGATCCCCCTCGTGCTCCACGACGAAGGGCTCGACTCCCTCGTGTGCCGAACGTTCGAGATCGACGGCCGCGAGCCCGACCTCGCCGACTGGGAGGCCCTGGTGCGCCGCGTCGAGGCCGCCGAGGACGACGTCCACGTCGGCCTCGTCGGCAAGTACGTCAACCTCCCCGACGCCTACCTCTCGGTGGTCGAGGCCCTCAAGCACGGCGGCTACGCCTGCGGCGGCAGAGTCGTCATCGACTGGATCCCCGCCGACGACGCCGAGGGCCTCCTGGCCGAGGGCCGCCTCACGGGCCTCGACGGCATCGTCGTACCCGGCGGGTTCGGGGTCCGTGGTGTGGAGGGGAAGATCGCGGCAGCGGCCTACGCCCGCGAGCACGGCGTCCCGTACCTCGGGCTCTGCCTCGGGATGCAGTGCGCGGTGGTCGAGTTCGCCCGCAACGCGTGCGGGCTGGCCGGAGCGAACTCGGCGGAGTTCGACGCCCAGACACCCCACCCGGTGATCGACCTCATGGACGACCAGCGCGACGTCGTGGAGAAGGGGGGCACGATGCGCCTCGGCGCCTACCCGGCCAAGCTCAAGCCCGGCACGGCCGTGTACGAGGCGTACGGCGACGAGGTCGTCTACGAACGCCACCGGCACCGCTACGAGGTCAACAACCGCTACCGGGGCCAGCTCGAGGAGTTCGGCCTCGTGTGCTCGGGGACCTCCCCCGACGACCGGCTCGTCGAGTTCGTGGAGCTGCCCCGCGGCACTCACCCGTTCTACGTGGCGACGCAGGCGCACCCGGAGTTCAAGAGCCGGCCCGACCGTCCCCACCCCCTGTTCGCCGCGTTCGCGAGAGCGGCCCACGATCGGGCGGAAGGGCGATCGCCCCGCCTTCCCATCGGCCGGTCGGTGTGA